GTTATCACCTGAAAAATAGGTGTTAGCTTGCATGATGACATTACCAAGTAGCTTGGTAGTAGTGGAGAATTGATTTGCCTCCAATTCTGTAGTGCGTGCAGTTAAGGTATCGACACGACCGCGCAAAGTTGCTAGTTCTGCGGCAAACTCTTCTTGTAAGCGCTGTAAAGTTGTGAGATCTTCTTTTTTAACGAGGTCAGAAGTAGCTGTAGCGATGAGTTCCTCGATCCTCCCTAGACAAGCATTGACACCTGCGGCAAATTCATAGCGAGTCATCGCTCTATTACCACGAAATGTGCCATTGGGATAACCTGCAATACAGCCATAACGCTCAACTAGAGATTGCAAAGCTTGAAATGCCCAGTCTGTAGGTTGCACATCAGAAAACTGAGACACACTGTTGATTTGACTCATGCTATCATCAGCGCTGCTTTGCTCATCATCCAACTCGTAGGTTGACGTGAAGATGTTTGGTTGTGCTTCTAGTTGGGTCTTGTCTGCTAGTTTGAGATTCGAGGCAGTATTGGTAGAGACGGGAGCAAATTGGGCAATAGAATCAACAGCGGCAAGATTTTTGGTATTTTCTGGATTTAATAAGTTTGATGAGTTAGAAGTGGGAGTTTCTGAAACGTCTTGAATTGCTGCTTGAGAGGGACTGACACTGAGGATGATTGATGAAGTAGCGATCGCCACAAATTTTACTATCGGACTAGCCAAAATTTTTTTGAATTCCAACATTTGCTTTCTCTCACACATCACACTAAATGCGCTGATAACTGAAAAATCAAATTGATACTTGAATTTTTAGACTGTAACCTGAGAGCGTTAGAGGGTCATGCAGCCGCCCAGGCTTTAATTTGCTCAATCTCACTTTTGAATCGGCAGCTATAGCAATTAGCACGCCTTTAGCCTGGGGAACATTCCCTAACGCTGAGGCGTGCGAAAATTAAGAGCGATCTCGACCATAAAGACACAGAACAGACTAAATTGGTCTCCCGCTTGAGTACTTAGCACCAGAAAGCCTGCAAAGAGGAGCGAATAGATGTCGTTCGCTCATTGAAGATTTTCTTTGATATAGTCAAGGGCGACTCTAATATCAAGCATCTTACCTAATGCGATCGCTATTTTCGTAATTTTGAATGCGCTGAAGCTAGTTTAGTCGAGGCACAATCTCATCCCCATGCCAGCTTCATCCTATGCTTGTACTGTATGGACGACCTCATACATATGGAAATCATGGGGATGTTCTACGGCTACCTTCACGGGAGCCATAAATTCTTGATTTTGCAGAGCCAAGTCTAAAGCTTCTTTGCTAGTCCACTGTGCATAGTTGATCACCCGCGTACCGTCCAAGCTTTTGTGGATGTTAGCTGAGACAAAGCCCTCTTGTTTCTTGGCTGTTGCGAGGTTACTCACTAGGTGATCTACTAAGGTTTGCTGCTGATCTGGTTCAACTGTAAAAACGTTAATTACAGTCAATAGTCCATCTTTTTCGTTAATTGTCGTAGTCATATTTACTCCTGTTTAAGCGTTGAGATTGAGTGAAAGATTGTACTTTTGTGAAGCATTGCTAGAAACATAAATACGCAAAGACATCACTAAGTATTAAGCTGTAACGCATATAAACTGTATATCAACTCGTCACGGTCTTTTGTATCCTTAGTTCTAAGGACAAATGACAGTCTTTACGAAAAAATGCCCAATTTAGACACGTATGAGCTTATTGGGTCAGATGCCACAACCATAGCTATTACCAGTGACTGCAAATCTAAATTTGAATCATACTGAGACTTTTTGAGCTATAGCGTGTCATATGACCCATTAGAACTATGCCAGACTCAAATTTACTTTGACAATGACATCGTTATAATCCTTATCACCACCCTGAGGTAAATCTTCAAAGCCAAAGATGTTATTTCCTAACATCCGAATATGATCTACCTTGTCTGAGTTAGCTCCTAAGAACGGGAAGTAAACGGAAGGATCGTTAGTCGTATTTCCATCCAAAAGGGCGTCTAGTTTTTCATTGATCACAATAAATGGGACGACGATGCCACCAGGCTGGAAATTTCCTGTAAATTTTGCCGTACCTTGGTTACTAACTGAGAGATTAATGTCTGAAATCCTCTGATTAATAGCTGCTTGAATGTAGCCAGCCTGTCCTGGGAGAATATCTGCTTTACCATCGCCGTTAGTGTCAATACCACCAGTCTCATCAGCTGTCTTATAAAAGCCGATATAGTTATTGAAAGCAGCTTCTCTATTGACTACAAACTCAGCTTTGATGAGTTGCGTCACACCACGAAAATCAAGCTGTTCTCCTTCTGGCTTTCCTTGCAGACCCGTACCCAAAGGTAAAGAGTCATTTGAAGACTGGATATTCACCACCAGATCGCTGAACTCAGCACTGCTACTATTGACCTTCCAACCGAGGGAGAAACCATCAGTGCCCAAGTCTGTTATTTTTTGTGTTGAAGCATCAGCAAATATTACATCTGTGCTAGAAGCACCCCCAGCCAGTACAGTTTCTATGGTGCTATTTCTGACTAAGAAAAATTTCAGGTTAGCACCAGAGTTAAATTTGAGTAAGCTTGCCAGATTATTGGTATCGAAACCATTGGGGTTATTAGCAATCGCAGAGAAAATAATTTGCGATCGCTTTAACGCTGCTTCGATGTAACCTGCTGCTCCAGGGGCAATACCGTTAATCGTACCTTTATCATCATCAACAACACATACTCCAAGTTCATTTACTAGATTGGAATTGCGTCCTGTAAGTTTGACTTTCAGTTTGGGATTGCCACCACCACTACTGTTGATAATAAAGATGTCTTTGTTAACATTCTTCAGCGTGAAAGTTGTTGTGCTTGCCGCAATTGCTGTGGATTCAGGTTTATTTTTATCTCCCAAATGGATTATCTCATAATCACCGTTCTGCTTTTTGGTAAACAGCACAGGCTCACCTTTAGGTAAACCAGGAAGATCCGCAAAAGTTCCAGAAATTTCTTGCGTATTACCGGTAGGAGTTAATGATACTTCTTTGCGAAGTTGCTCCGCCATTGGATCGGTTGTAGTAGAAGAATCATGAACATGATCTCCTCCTAAGAATGTATAAACCTGAATCTGCTCTTGACCTTGAGGTACGGGACCCTTGGCAATGGTTGTAATGTTGGCATTATTAGTTTGGGTAGTCGCATCATTTGGTACATCTGGTCTTTGAAGAATATAACCAGATGTAACATCTACCTCACCTGTGTAGCTGGTTCCATAGGGTTGGAAGTCTTGAGATAGCAGAGCTGTATGGTGTGCTGTATCTTTGGGAGTTTCTGATAAGGTTGCTGTTTCATGCAGCTTTCTCCCATCGTATAATTCCACTAATCCCCGTCCACCACTACCTTCACCAACAATGATGTCGTCATAGTTGTCTCCATTCACGTCACCCACTGCTAGGTTGATTTTACCTGTGAAGTTTTCGTGGTGAAATGGGGCTAAACGAGCTTTCAGCTGGTAATCTTTACCGCTATAAATCTCAATGATGGGTGTGATTCCTCCTCCTAAACCCACAACTATATCTGAGAAGCCGTCACCGTCAATATCACCAGAGGCTACCGAGGCAATTTGATTAGTTGAGGGAGCAATATTTTGGAAAGGATTGATTTCTGTTAGCAGAGGTGATGGGTCTAAACCATCGATTTTAGTTTGGGATTCTTGCTTTTGAATTAATATCGCCCCATCAAATACTTTAACTTTGAATTTATCAGTAGGCTTATCCAAAGATTTTTGTATGGTGATGACATCAGTAACGTTATCCGTTACATTTTTATTTTCTCCATCCTTACTTTTGTAATTAACATCTGCAATTGCGACATCTACACCTTTATTAAAGGCAGTACCATAAGGTGTCAGGCTAATACCTGCCGCACTAGGATTATTAGCTCTAGATAAATCTATTTGTCCACTAGTATCATCTGAACTCAAACCTAACCAAGTCTCTTTTGTATTCAGGATAGGTCTGAGAACCATCATCATTCCTGCATCTTCATGGAAAAGAATGTGACAGTGATTTACATAGCTACCAGGGAAGTCCTCAAAATGCATTAAGATTTTGACTTCTGATGCCTGAGCATTAGCGACATCACCAGGATTTCCAGGATTGTAAATGAATGGTTGACCGTAGGGATTATCTTTTGTGGCAGTGCCTTTAATATAGGCAGGTGGTAGGGCAATCGTATCGCTCAAAACCCCAGAAAGATAATTATCATTAATGTCCTTAACATCTATGCCGTTGATGGATAGGACGGTAAAATCATTCTGGTGAATGTGAAATGGATGCCATTCTGATAAAGGAATATTTGGAGGCGTGGCTTGTGGTAACGAGGCACTAGGCAATCCAGATCTATTGATCACATTCCAGATTTCTGTAGTACCCAACATCGGCATAGCTAGCGGAGGAATATTAGCAGGTTCGCTAGAAGAGAAATACCTCCCGTTGATGGTGTACGTTCCCTGAAAGGTTGAAACATCCGTGTCTTTGGGAAACCCTCCATTAGGCCCTAATACTTGTAATGCACCACCTACATTTGCGTCCCAAGTAAACTGCCTTTCCCGATCGACTGGTCCATTTATCAGGTCATCAATTTTTTTACTTTGTTGGGTTAGGATGTCATAAGCTTGAGGGAATGGTGCCTGCGGATTTGTATTAGGATCGACTGGATTTCCTGTAACTTTGACTGTCGCTAAAACTTGTGGTCCCCAAATTAAGTGACCATCGTTAAATCCCTTCTTACCTTGGATTAAAGTCGGTACATACTGTTTATCCTCAATTTCTTCCGTGGGGTTAGAAATAAAGTAGTATGTACCTGGTTTATCAAATAAGTGTTGAACAGCTACCCGAGAACCAGGATTTAAAACTGGAAAATCTGTTACTTGCCTTCTAACAACATCTACGACACCAGAAGCGTCACCATCAATACCCACCAAATTAACTTCTTGGGGAATTAGTTGTGTCCCATCGTCATACACCAATTGCAATATATGAAATGCATTGGTGGTCATATTGGCGAATGAAAACAAATCCCATTGATTAGTTGTTACTGTTAAAGTTGGATTGTATTGTCCATTGACAGTGTGAATAACATTTTCTACTGGTTCTGCTAGACCACCACCTCCATATTCAAGTGTGCCATTCTGTGGATCTCCTGTTGGCTTGGCAGGGTTGTAGAAAGTAGGCTTGGCGTTGTAACCTTCAAAAGGCGCATCCGAAAGCTGATAAATATTCTGGCCATTACTATCCTGCCCAAAGATTTGTAGGGGACTACCCGCAGGCACTTTTACATTTGCATCTGCACTTTGGTTAAGCGGGTCAGTCGAACTCGGACTTCTAAGTACTTCTTGAAGTCCAAGGGTATTGATTGCGAATGTATATATTGG
The genomic region above belongs to Calothrix sp. NIES-2098 and contains:
- a CDS encoding multicopper oxidase type 2, with the translated sequence MANPTLENAYVIGKSNFDSWSQAFPNDTAGYLKVLPHPNLEVAFKDPFIDWQKDNQNYKNGQFSTTNAQGTYYSSWGPSKELKVTLKMSELTQTQIDGLGIIQKGNGVIEWLNNEATPYDLLRAYNSLIPGPMLITEPGDTLKITLVNDLTDPTNLHTHGLHVSAKGEGDNVLVSVKPGESREINIPIPDNHFIGLDWYHPHLHGETADQVGSGLGALLSVNAPYNLPDLDKFNPVTSPIYTFAINTLGLQEVLRSPSSTDPLNQSADANVKVPAGSPLQIFGQDSNGQNIYQLSDAPFEGYNAKPTFYNPAKPTGDPQNGTLEYGGGGLAEPVENVIHTVNGQYNPTLTVTTNQWDLFSFANMTTNAFHILQLVYDDGTQLIPQEVNLVGIDGDASGVVDVVRRQVTDFPVLNPGSRVAVQHLFDKPGTYYFISNPTEEIEDKQYVPTLIQGKKGFNDGHLIWGPQVLATVKVTGNPVDPNTNPQAPFPQAYDILTQQSKKIDDLINGPVDRERQFTWDANVGGALQVLGPNGGFPKDTDVSTFQGTYTINGRYFSSSEPANIPPLAMPMLGTTEIWNVINRSGLPSASLPQATPPNIPLSEWHPFHIHQNDFTVLSINGIDVKDINDNYLSGVLSDTIALPPAYIKGTATKDNPYGQPFIYNPGNPGDVANAQASEVKILMHFEDFPGSYVNHCHILFHEDAGMMMVLRPILNTKETWLGLSSDDTSGQIDLSRANNPSAAGISLTPYGTAFNKGVDVAIADVNYKSKDGENKNVTDNVTDVITIQKSLDKPTDKFKVKVFDGAILIQKQESQTKIDGLDPSPLLTEINPFQNIAPSTNQIASVASGDIDGDGFSDIVVGLGGGITPIIEIYSGKDYQLKARLAPFHHENFTGKINLAVGDVNGDNYDDIIVGEGSGGRGLVELYDGRKLHETATLSETPKDTAHHTALLSQDFQPYGTSYTGEVDVTSGYILQRPDVPNDATTQTNNANITTIAKGPVPQGQEQIQVYTFLGGDHVHDSSTTTDPMAEQLRKEVSLTPTGNTQEISGTFADLPGLPKGEPVLFTKKQNGDYEIIHLGDKNKPESTAIAASTTTFTLKNVNKDIFIINSSGGGNPKLKVKLTGRNSNLVNELGVCVVDDDKGTINGIAPGAAGYIEAALKRSQIIFSAIANNPNGFDTNNLASLLKFNSGANLKFFLVRNSTIETVLAGGASSTDVIFADASTQKITDLGTDGFSLGWKVNSSSAEFSDLVVNIQSSNDSLPLGTGLQGKPEGEQLDFRGVTQLIKAEFVVNREAAFNNYIGFYKTADETGGIDTNGDGKADILPGQAGYIQAAINQRISDINLSVSNQGTAKFTGNFQPGGIVVPFIVINEKLDALLDGNTTNDPSVYFPFLGANSDKVDHIRMLGNNIFGFEDLPQGGDKDYNDVIVKVNLSLA